Within Cydia fagiglandana chromosome 1, ilCydFagi1.1, whole genome shotgun sequence, the genomic segment ctcgaccttgacagacgacggtagcgccctaccgcccaccatcccgcagtgcgaatactctatgcaagaaacttccatcaaggcgggagttgctatgctttcgttttataaggcgagcgggccgagtgcttcagagttgtgtcccgtgttagcgcgtcttttccgttaggggtctcctgtcgaagttaccatcttatggactctccaagagactacctatgcgaatggatcgctagccctttgtccggcaggcgcatatgagccgtagtagacggaacctggccgcgtagccaagatgccaatcgcttacgctctgtagcgatcgaaacgcaactgtcactgtcacactaataaggaagagtgatagagagacataatgcttttcgttgtcgaagcgatagcgattgtaaccttggctaggccggctgcttcaatagctgctgcatatctgtgacatgttgtcaatcgacgacattcatcgatatgcggacgacagtactatacaaggatggctaaaaaataactaaattcccgttgccagggaggttttggattttgggactgagcaacttttactacgggactaaccccgaaatcgcgaaaaaaaaaagtttaccctcccatagaaaatggaccagccaaaatgtaggaaacagccaaattttttttcgcgacttaggggttggactaatagtaaaagttgctcagtataatccaaaaacctgcctggcaacgaaaatgcagttattttttagctaccctgtatacctacaggctggtccaaaccttgacgcccataattttttttagaatcctcgtcgtgggctatcagaatataccccatttaccagatgttagccgatttttcgtagttttcgagacttataacttttgttaagaaattctggagtgaagctttgctttgcttttctgccttctaataattgttcgtggtatttgcactgataactgaactggactgaactgaaatagcgatggggaagtgaccccataaaataatagtagaaataactgtgtcaggtatcgaggcattctatccagagtttcggtgtgggatCAGGACAATTTAATCCGATTCAATCCTACCATGACTCAAATTTgcgcgtttaccgctaagaaaacctcatttttcaaggcacaacccttcccatgtcagggagtattgggagcctagctcgatcggtgttgacatctccatcagtgacgtccaataatttcgtagccaccttgccgggtaggctgcgctcgtatcaaaaaaaactcggtgtgctcaataaagggaggccaccgccatactttactctggggtagactgatcccatatattgagtactgctgtcacctttggacaggagcacctggatgccgCCTTGGGTCCTTCAAATCCAGTCCAAAGCcgcgctgtacctatgaatagagatctccaaaaaagaagtttataagttttaaaacggtcggcaacgcgcatgtaacacccctggagtgtagacgtccataggatgcggtgaccgcttaccatcaggtgggtcgaaagcttgttggccaccgatgtactaaaaaaacataggtacctacactgtatttgtctacattaaaagtaaacctattaaagcaaaaaataaccctttcgtttcgttaagcaggccactgacgagccttccaaatggatgccgttacaatggattcatccaaatggacggcatcctaatattaaacatttaaacattgtacgtttttgaccttcacggaccgattttggattgcagccacgctatttggactgttggaaggcttgtcAGTGACCACCTTacgttcatttcgtttggggggggggggggggggcgcaaatttggtgtctgccccgggcgccatatcctctagctacgcctctgactatacctacctacataatttcggaaattaaaattctaacaagcAATATTAGCTCCACCTTCTCATAGTATAAGGCAAAGCAAACTTATTTGGGTACGTGACGTAGCTGAATAGTACTATAGTAGCCCGCTAGATGTCGCGGCCACACATAGAACGTGGCATGAAGGTGGTTTAACAGTTCCAAAATATATGAATAGATGGCGCTTAATACTGTACAATGAAGACTACAAAATATACCttgttaaagtaaaaaaatactgaaataATAATTGCGCGTGGCGTGGCGCATGTTATCTGCCATACTTGTGCCATGCATGTACCATGCTTGTGCCGCGACTTTGTCGCGGTGCGGTGGTGTGAGGCCCGGTTCGGACGGCATCGGCAGCTTTTCCGatgcgcgttaaaaaagcggttgaatgacacaaatggataaccatgtatgtattctaGGGATGGGCGAAATGTGTCAGTAGAAAGAAAAGAGTGATATATAcattgtattcacacgacagcggtggcgctttttttcaagcgttgttggattttcgactttaactTTAGTCGTTAAATCGAATAGAGTGCGGAGAGATTCAAGTGCTTtgtcaacgcgcgttaaaaaaactCTCGTGCTCATGGGGGCTTAAGGCTATTACACTCCGCGACAATAATATAACCCACCCCCCTAATTTTATGATATCCGATAaagaattatatttatatctatATATTACTAATACACAAAATTTGGTTGTAAGTATGTTTATTATATCAATAGATTATTTATTACATGCAAAATTaacaaaatacagataatatTGAGTTTTGTGCCGTGACAAAAGTTTAACCCAggcaattaaatttaaataaaaactcaATAGAAGTATAACAAATAGCAATTAttcatgtaatttaatatttagtaGATCCACCACTTTTACTTATGACTTCAATCATTCGGTCTGGTAAACTGTCGTACAGCTTTTTAATTATGTCTTGATTCATATTTTGCCACTCATCAATTATTACCTTTTTCAACTCTGTAACTGTGGTAAATTGTCTAGAACCGCGATATACAGCTCGTGATAAATCTCCCCagcaattttaaaattatgttcaAGTCAGGGGAATAAGCTGGCCATTCAAGaacttgaatatttttttcagcAAAATAGTCTTTAACAACCTGTGCGCGGTGAATACTGGCATTATCgtgctgaaaaaaaaaattaggaacAGCAATCCGCATTGCATGAAAATTAATCTGTTCGTTTATTACTTCTATATATCGTTTACTATTCATTTTTCCAGTACAGAACTTAATATCCATTTTACCTGAGTATCCAATACCAGACCATATCATTACACTACCACCTCCAGCTTGTCGACGACTCAATACAGAATTATCTTTCCTTATATCATGAAAATAGTAACTAAATCCATCAGGTCCATCTAAATTAAACTTTTTCTCGTCAGTAAAAATAACTTTTCTCCATTTTTTTTCCATTGAACATGATCTTTTGCAAATTGTAATCTAACTAATTTATGTTTATCAGACAACGATGGTTTTCTTAGTAATTTCTTACGTTTTAGATGTCGACACTCACGTATAATACGTTGAACATTtcttaaattggtattaacacCAGCTTCCGCTGCGATTTGTCTTGCTGTAAGCGCAGAATTAGACGCAACTTTTAGAATTGACCTTCTTTCTCGTGGTGTAGTAGCTCTTGGTCGACCTGTCCTTTTCTTTTTTCCATAATTTTCGGgatcttttaaataatttcgCACAACACGATGACTTCTATTGATAACTTTTGCAATTTTGGCCTTCGAATAATTTTCAGAATGCAATtcttttattatattaatttcagTTTCATTTAAGTGTTTCCCCCGtggcattttattttaaaaatagacAAATATCAACAGAAACAATTCAGTTATTTGTAATAACTTACAAGCAACACAAGACAAGTATAAACACGAATGGACACGTCCAGTGCACCGAGCTGCTCGAGCCAAACTGACGAATGGGTTATACTTTTGTCGCGCTGTCGAACACCGCCCCTCCCCGCTGCATAAGAAAACAACATCGGAACGTAATTATATACATACCATAGTACTAGAATCAAGTGAACAGTGCTAGCGCGTTAgtaatatatttacttatatttcgTTTTACAGTAGATATGAAAAAGTTAGGGGGGTGGGTTATAATATTGTCGCGGTCTGTATTATACGTTTGAGCTAGCAACTAGCAATACTTACTTTACTGTCAACcagggatgccaacttagtggttttaccactaaatttaggggAAAATAAAGCAGCtaggggctaaatatttttggtggtttttttagggtttttttttagagtagaaaagtgcggcaaatttgaaaaaatgtaggcgcgaagggatattgtctcatagataattttaatttcgcgcctttctctactgacaagattttcttgaccatctatgtataacgttaatatgtatgatcattaaaatgtcgaaccagttgaaaaacataataatgttctaaatttggaaaatctataataatttcttttattttttatttagtgggttttccaaaataatagtacagttttaggggtttttaagttgagatcaggggtaaaaaaaaataggagTTGGCAACCCTGCTGTCAACTGTCATTCCAACGAAAGCGCGTAAACTCCCATAAATGTTCCGTTTTCTCTTTTAATACAAATTTGAgtgaattattatttatatttgggACGCTATCTGCTTGATTTGGAGTATACAAGGTCAGATTAATATATCATTTATGTAAATTGTCACATACACTATAACTATAACACTGTTTATTTCATCTTGATTAGGTTAGTTTGTTTGCGgctaacattaattttgtatgtaaacatTTGTCGGTTTACTATTGTGCTATTTTCGTGATGAACCAAAGCTTTACCTAGATTTCACGCTTTACTTTGCTCCCCGTTTCCAGCCGAGCCGTATTTTTATTAACCTGacatttatttagaaagtacttaattgaaaaacagTAGACTGTCAATCTTTTTGACGCGTGACTGTAATTTCGTCACTGCAAACGTTCTTATCACAAAATAAGACCATAAATACTTAATATCAAATATTGAATAAACTGTGTTTACCAAACCCAacttgtgaaattatttgtgaCAATCCACCACAACCATGCGCCAATATTGCAGAATGTCTCAAGACAGCGACGCTCCACTGCCCGAGGGATGGGAGATGCGGACCAGCCGATCTACCGGCATGACATACTTCCTCAATAGTTACACAAAGAAGTCACAGTGGGAGCGGCCAGAAGCCCCTGCGGACCCGGGTGAGATCCGTTGTTGCCATATCCTGATCAAGCATGCTGGCAGCCGGAGACCGACATCATGGAGAGAAGAGAAGATAAACCGATCTAAAGAGGATGCTTTAGATGCCCTTAAGGGATATCGCAAGCAGATAGTTTCCAAAAATGCTCAGTTTGTCGATATTGCCTCAAAGTATTCAGATTGCTCATCGGCAAAACGAGGCGGTGATCTAGGAATGTTTGGGCGAGGCCAAATGCAGGCTCCATTTGAAGAAGAGGCTTTTAAGCTTAAAGTTGGACAACTGAGTAAGCCTATTGAGACAGAATCTGGATTTCACATTATTTTAAGGACTGTTTGAGCAAGTTTTCCTTTTTGAATATTTGATGATGAATGTATGTTACAATGATTTGTTTGGCTAGTCTATAAAATTTCATATCTCCATTAAAATCTACTTACATTTTAAGTATGAATTTTTCTCGTGTCCAATAGTGTGTCAAAATTAAGATAAGAATTTGGCAATAAAGTATAtttcaaaatatgtatttattgtttCATTACGCTTTGGTTCACCATGAACATGGTATTCTAAATGTtgaatttaatgaaatttatattaataaaatgtgagctttacaattttattattttgatgaccCTTGGAAGCCTGCATAAACTAAAAAAGGCCACAATGTATTGCCATTTTGTTTGAAGCGTTTAGTCAGTAAAGTGATTGTCAGACTTTGATTATCATTTATGGCTTTTGTATAGTTATATTATAAAGCAATAGGTCCCATATAGACATTAGATCCTCAACAAACCTGATTGATTATCaccattaataaaaatttgtcaATTACCCTATATGGTGTCAAAGTATTTCACTCAATTGTTTGTGCACACTGTTCATGCCTACTCTTGAGCAAATATTAAGCCACAGGATGAGCACAGGCTTATAAGCAAGGAGAAAGTGCTATAGGTATTATGACTCTTAGGAAAAATGAGAGTAGATCCGGACCAAGCTTGTTCTGCATGAAAATtgtaatgacaaagtgtggcaatgtcatcattTCATCAATAAcgttaaattatataaataaggaCTATTGTGAGATTAAAAGCATCTTTTCGGCGTAAAATTTGTAGGTACTAAAACAAACATCAACTTAATTAATTCTCTTTAATTTTCTAACAAGATAGCTCAATAAATAAGTACAATACGACACCTTAACAATGTTGACTTAATGCATTTTTCAGTTCGCTGCCAATCGACAAACCCAGCCTTTTTGTCGACGACAAATTTGTAACTCCCGAACTTCAATCTGcttattttaacttatttatGGCACTATTATGCTTATATAGCAAGCTAGATAAAGCATTTGAAAGATCACGATGCCGCTAAGAAACGAGTAAATTTTTAATAGTCCGGAAGTTACATGACAGTTGTTGTTCCGTTTTACAATGCTTTCGTCGATTCTTCCTTCGCTTCGTCAATATTATTATTCCTGATAAGTAAAATGGCATCTAAAGTAGCCTCCTTCACGTTGTCTAGTGCTGGTGTCCATATGGGTCCAATTATGGGTGCCGTTCGCTTCCCTCCCCATTGGCTAAATATGACCTTTCTTTTGCCGTCGTTTTTCAAATTCAAGTCCTCGTATGGATGACCCGGCTTAAACAAGGTTGGTAAAGCTGACAGGAAGTTCTTAAAAGGTAACGCTTCGCGTATGTGATCTGATTGAGCGCCCGTAACATGAATTTTGATCGGATGCCGCTTGTCTAACGATGGTCTGAATTGGTAATCAGGCATATCTGACACTCTGTCCGAGGGCGAATAGTTGGATAAGATCCGAGTGAGCGCCGGTATGGATGTTGAGTAAATTACCCTCTTAACTTTACTGCCGGGTTGGTATAGCACTTGTCCGCTCCTTTTTCCTCCCCACGGGCTAAAGCGCACCCGTTTTGGCATGCTGGGCTCCCGGTTGCGAGAGGCGCGCTTCCAGGTCCACATCTGATCGACGTTGATGCCTGCCGTCCGCTTGCCGCCCCACGGGCTAAAGCTCCTTTTCCGAAGGCTCAAAGTCTCCGTATTCGTTTCATTATCCGAGTTGGACTCTTGGTTTATTTGGGGTGTAACGGTTCTTTCTTCAGTTTCAGTATGTTTGGCGCTCTCTAGTATATTCGGTAACCAATCTTTTGATTGTTCGTTTATGGTTCGTCGTTCTCGG encodes:
- the LOC134667660 gene encoding putative peptidyl-prolyl cis-trans isomerase dodo — protein: MSQDSDAPLPEGWEMRTSRSTGMTYFLNSYTKKSQWERPEAPADPGEIRCCHILIKHAGSRRPTSWREEKINRSKEDALDALKGYRKQIVSKNAQFVDIASKYSDCSSAKRGGDLGMFGRGQMQAPFEEEAFKLKVGQLSKPIETESGFHIILRTV
- the LOC134671095 gene encoding uncharacterized protein LOC134671095; translation: MSGHRANRSMLHYWLLLSWFGTASLQYINVGPTPDALIDPVLSTFNAHVPYVFYPPLQGEYNVHREPIDNTDPYNRFYPSGDYPPANRERRTINEQSKDWLPNILESAKHTETEERTVTPQINQESNSDNETNTETLSLRKRSFSPWGGKRTAGINVDQMWTWKRASRNREPSMPKRVRFSPWGGKRSGQVLYQPGSKVKRVIYSTSIPALTRILSNYSPSDRVSDMPDYQFRPSLDKRHPIKIHVTGAQSDHIREALPFKNFLSALPTLFKPGHPYEDLNLKNDGKRKVIFSQWGGKRTAPIIGPIWTPALDNVKEATLDAILLIRNNNIDEAKEESTKAL